AGGAAGCGCCAGTTGGCGACCCGGACCAGCAGCACGGCGCTCTCGGTCGCGGCGGCCTGGAGCACCTGCGCGTCGCCGGCGCGGGCGCGCATCTCGGCCACCATCGCGTTGCTCGCGCGGGTCAGCTCGTCGCCGCCCTTGAACAGCTTGTCCTTGGCCTCGGCCATGCTGCGCCCCGCCGCCTCCAGGCGCTGCAGGTCGGGCTTCAGGTCGCGGGCCCGGTCGCGGATCTCGCCGTAGAGCCGGCGGCGGTCCTCGGCGATCGCCCGGCTGGCCATGAGGTCGCCCGCCTCCTCGATCGAGCGGCGCTCCCCGTCGATGCCCGCGATCAGCTCCGGCCGCGGCGCGAGCCGGTACTGCTCGGCCAGGCCCGACATCGTGCTCGTCGACAGGGTCACGCCGAGCGCGGAGCGCAACAGGTCGTCGAGCAGCGCCCGGCGCTCGTACTGCTCGGTGAGGCCGGCCTGCTGGTAGATCGAGAAGCCGCCCAGGCCGGCGGCGATGATCATCAAGGATGCGAAACCGACGTAGAGGCGGGATCGGACGGTCAGCCTGCGCAACATACCATTACCCGAATGTAATTATATTCGTGTGGTGTATGTAAACATTACTAATTGCTGGTTAAGATATTACCTGGCGCATAACGCTATGATGGAGGGCGGGTATATCACAATTTCAGGTTGTGTGTACGCTCCCGACTTCGATCACGCTGCCGTGGCCAGGGGCGGCCGGCGCAACCCCGCCTCGACGCCGAGTCCGCTCCGCCCCATGGCGACCGGAGGCGGCCGCGCCTCACCCCGGCACCATCCCCTCCGGCAGCCCGGCGGCGTGATCCGCGATGTCTCCGGCGCGGGTGATCCACACCGCGTCGCGGTGTTGCGCGAGATGCGCCAGCGCCCGGCGCAGCGGCCGCAGCCGGTGCGGCTGGCCGACGAGGTAGGGGTGGAGCGCGATGCCCATCACCAGCGGCGCCGCGGAGGCGGCTTCGCGCATCTCCTCGAAGGTGTCGACGATCATCTCGGCGAATTGCGCGCCGGAATCCTTGCGCCCGACGATGGAGGGGATGTCGTTCAGCTCCTGCGGATAGGGCACCGAGAGGATGCGCCCGCCGCCGCGGGTGGAGAACCAGGTCGGCTGGTCGTCGTGGCACCAGTCGAGGAGGTAGCGGTAGCCGGCCTCCGCCAGCAGGTCCGGGGTCGTGCGGCTCTGCGAGATCCAGGGGCCGAGCCAGCCCGCCGGGGCCCGGCCCTCCTCCCGGGTCAGGGTCGCGGTGGCCTCGGCGATCAGGGCCCGCTCCTCGTCCTCGGCTAAGGTACCCTGGCGCTCGGCGTTGCTGCGGCCGTGTCCCACCACCTCGTCGCCGCGGGCGCGGAACGCGTCCATCAGGCCGGGGCACTCGGCGTAGATGCGGCTGTTGACCAGCACCGAGGCCGGCAGGGACAGGTCGTCGAACAGTGCGGCGAGGCGGAACACCCCGACGCGGTTGCCCCAGTCGCGCCAGGCGTAGTTCAGCACGTCCGGCTGCGGCCCGCCCGGGGCCAGCTCGGCCCCGAGGCCGCCGCCGAACGCGAAGCACTCGACGTTGAGGGCGACGTAGACCGCCAGCCGTTTGCCCTCCGGCCAGTCGTAGGCGGGGCGCCGCGGCAGGGGGCTGTAGGCGTAGCGCCCGTGCGGTCGGGCCGGCGGGCGGGCCTCGTCGCTCATCCGTGTCTCCGTGGTCTCAAGGCTGTTTCGCGGGCGGCTCCGCCGGGGCGGCGGGCAGGAGGATCCCCGGGGCGATCTTGCCCTCGGGGCCGTACTCGCCTGCCACCGCCCGGCAGGCGGCGTCCCGGTTCTGCATCATCTGGTTCGACATCAGGGCGAAGATCGTCTGCACCTTGGCGCCGAACGGGCCGCGGGGCGGGCGCACGTCCTCGATCGACACCTGATAGCGCGCGAGCAGCGCCTCGAACGGCGCGGTGCCGATGCGGTAGCCGCAGACATTGGCCGCCGCGAACACGTAGGCCGCCGTCTCCAGCGCCCGGGGCGGGGGTGCGTTGCGGATGCCCTGCGCGCCGGCCGCACCACCGACGAGCGCGCCCGTCAGGGCGAGGAGCAGGGTCGGGCGCATGACGGGGATCCTCCGGACGGGGCCGCGCGGTCTGGGGCCGGGCTTCGGCACGGGAGCGAAGCTAGCGCGGCCGGCCGCCTGCGCCAGGGTGAGGGGATTGGACCATCGTCTGCTCGTCGCCCTTTCCCGGACGACTGGAGCGTCAGCGGAAGGAGATCCGGGATCCAGCGCAAAAAGTCGCGAAGCGTCTGCCTGTCTGCAACGTTGCAGCATTCGGAGCCGCTTCGCGGCACTTCTCTCCTGGGTCCCGGATCTCCTTCCGCGTCGCTCCAGTCGTCCGGGAAAGGGCGTGGAGGGATCGTGAAACGGGCGATGGCTTTCGCACCAGCCGCGCAGCCGCGGCCGGTTCCTGCAAAAAACTACCCACCAGTATCCGTCCCGCCCATGGCCGCCCCCGCCCTCCGGCCTATCTGCCGTCCGACGCGACGATGGCCTGAGGGCGCATGACCACGACCTTCTTCCTGGTGCGGCACGCCGCCCACGACCGTCTCGGCCGCGTCCTGTGCGGGCGGATGCCCGGGGTGACGCTCGGGCGCGAGGGGAGGGCGCAGGCCGAGGCGCTCGCCGCGCGGCTCGCCGGCGAGGGGCTGGCGGCGGTCCTCGCCTCGCCGCTGGA
This is a stretch of genomic DNA from Methylobacterium sp. 17Sr1-1. It encodes these proteins:
- a CDS encoding polysaccharide deacetylase family protein; this encodes MSDEARPPARPHGRYAYSPLPRRPAYDWPEGKRLAVYVALNVECFAFGGGLGAELAPGGPQPDVLNYAWRDWGNRVGVFRLAALFDDLSLPASVLVNSRIYAECPGLMDAFRARGDEVVGHGRSNAERQGTLAEDEERALIAEATATLTREEGRAPAGWLGPWISQSRTTPDLLAEAGYRYLLDWCHDDQPTWFSTRGGGRILSVPYPQELNDIPSIVGRKDSGAQFAEMIVDTFEEMREAASAAPLVMGIALHPYLVGQPHRLRPLRRALAHLAQHRDAVWITRAGDIADHAAGLPEGMVPG